A part of Ziziphus jujuba cultivar Dongzao chromosome 8, ASM3175591v1 genomic DNA contains:
- the LOC107413063 gene encoding protein RBL, translated as MNAPIIDPLQGDFPEVIEEYLEHGVMKCIAFNRRGTLLAAGCSDGSCIIWDFETRGIAKELRDKDCIVAITSVCWSKYGHRILVSAADRSLTLWDVVKGEKITRTTLPQTPLQARLHPGSSTPSLCLACPLSSAPMIVDLKTGSTTVLPVSVSDNGNGAAPPSRSKFSDGGPSFTPTAACFNKYGDVVYVGNSKGEILLVDYKNTQVRAMIPISGGAVIKNIVFSRNGQYLLTNSNDRTIRIYENLLPLKDGLKTIDDINENLDGLDAVEKLKAVGSKCLTLFREFQDSITKMHWKAPCFSGDGEWVISGSASKGEHKIYIWDRAGHLVKILEGPKEALIDLAWHPVHPIVVSVSLTGLIYIWAKDYTENWSAFAPDFKELEENEEYVEREDEFDLIPETEKVKESDVNEDDEVDIVTVDKDSAFSDSDMSQDELCFLPAIPSPDVPEPTEKCIESLSKLVDSNNSGSPLSEEGEPNGRALNHASSPLEEDAGGTRVKRKRKPSEKGLELQAEKVRKPLKSSGRTSKFKNKSVVDQDTSNGIYGDDVSDDDH; from the exons ATGAACGCCCCAATAATAG ACCCTTTGCAAGGGGATTTTCCGGAAGTCATAGAGGAGTATTTGGAGCATGGAGTCATGAAGTGCATTGCCTTCAATCGCCGTGGAACCCTACTTGCTG CTGGGTGCTCTGATGGAAGTTGCATTATATGGGATTTTGAAACCAGGGGCATTGCCAAGGAGCTCCGGGATAAAGATTGTATTGTTGCAATAACTAGTGTGTGTTGGTCAAAATATGGTCATCGCATTCTTGTATCTGCTGCTGACAGGTCGTTAACTCTATGGGATGTTGTGAAAGGTGAGAAGATAACTCGAACAACTTTGCCGCAGACCCCACTTCAAGCTCGCTTACATCCTGGTTCTTCTACTCCATCTCTCTGTTTGGCATGCCCCCTCTCATCTGCACCGATGATTGTTGACTTGAAGACAGGAAGCACAACTGTACTTCCAGTTTCTGTTTCTGACAATGGTAACGGAGCTGCACCTCCATCGCGGAGCAAGTTCTCAGATGGAGGTCCTTCATTTACTCCTACGGCTGCTTGTTTTAACAAGTATGGAGATGTTGTATATGTAGGGAACTCCAAGGGGGAAATACTTCTAGTAGATTACAAGAATACCCAAGTGCGAGCCATGATTCCTATTTCTGGTGGTGCTGTAATCAAGAACATTGTATTCAGCAGGAATGGTCAGTATCTACTTACAAATTCAAATGATAGAACGATCAGAATCTATGAAAACCTTCTGCCGCTAAAAGACGGACTTAAAACTATTGATGACATAAATGAGAACCTTGATGGTCTAGATGCTGTTGAAAAGTTAAAAGCAGTTGGATCAAAGTGCTTAACTCTTTTCCGGGAGTTTCAAGATTCCATAACAAAGATGCATTGGAAAGCACCTTGTTTCAGCGGTGACGGTGAATGGGTAATTAGTGGTTCTGCAAGCAAAGGAGAGCACAAAATTTACATATGGGATAGGGCTGGACACCTTGTGAAGATCCTTGAAGGACCAAAGGAAGCCTTAATTGACTTAGCATGGCATCCTGTTCACCCAATTGTTGTCTCTGTTTCCTTGACTGGGTTGATTTATATCTGGGCTAAAGATTACACTGAGAACTGGAGTGCATTTGCTCCTGATTTTAAGGAGCTTGAGGAAAATGAGGAGTATGTAGAACGAGAAGATGAATTTGATCTGATTCCAGAAACTGAAAAG GTGAAAGAATCTGATGTcaatgaagatgatgaagttGACATTGTCACGGTGGACAAAGATTCAGCTTTCAGTGATTCAGATATGTCCCAGGATGAACTTTGCTTTTTGCCAGCAATTCCTTCTCCCGATGTTCCAGAGCCAACAGAGAAGTGCATAGAGAGTTTATCGAAGTTAGTGGACAGTAATAATTCTGGATCCCCTCTTTCAGAAGAAGGTGAACCAAATGGAAGAGCACTGAATCATGCATCAAGTCCACTTGAAG AGGATGCAGGAGGCACGCGTGTGAAGAGGAAACGAAAGCCTTCAGAGAAGGGGTTGGAGTTGCAGGCAGAGAAAGTAAGAAAGCCTTTGAAATCTTCTGGCAGGACTTCAAAATTTAAGAATAAATCTGTGGTTGATCAGGATACTAGTAATGGTATATATGGAGATGATGTCTCAGATGACGATCATTAG